From the Lolium rigidum isolate FL_2022 chromosome 2, APGP_CSIRO_Lrig_0.1, whole genome shotgun sequence genome, one window contains:
- the LOC124688869 gene encoding putative F-box protein At3g58820, translated as MAKSHRRRRAARSMGKHSVKDLSSSNRDPPLAMLEEDEGSQFDWLSNLPDDMLLNIVERLDTADATRTSILSKRWKQIPNMLSKILIMVGPTDSDQDRSDDDVARATATMLAATQSLLEHRSTSASAYPIHHLCMHFFLGDESIRIGRISANTIATHKVGVAEFTILTEKEGKRCSADDRLAYGKKLNSLINDSPNAFSCLTRLKLENLTLGESDFPKIFRLCKRLEFLHLENCDMGFQSLLEVEHQRLRELEIFRCDFERVDLNWLPELTTLTISSFTSLHDPLSCGYVPLLHTVSIRNSALSWQKMLKLSEFLGKATVSNLTLGFEKEKIWVTPEDPRELSQVFSKLRLMNLAAISKECDLTWTMFVLHGAPSLEELCIRVCDCFGVWDKDEREKFGYSEERKDVGAKWEAYDFKHCNLAVLRIFGFQSKDKFLNYAKAVIKAAVNLKDIYLHEKPACKVGCSRRSKKYPRSTMEKNFVRSSLSMHTHPLLRLHFSL; from the exons ATGGCGAAATCTCATCGCCGGCGTCGGGCCGCCAGATCTATGGGCAAACATTCTGTCAAGGACCTCAGCAGTTCGAACCGAGACCCCCCCCTAGCCATGCTG gaagaagacgaagggagTCAATTTGATTGGCTCAGCAATTTGCCTGATGACATGTTGCTCAATATCGTGGAGCGACTTGATACCGCAGATGCCACAAGAACCAGCATCCTCTCCAAACGGTGGAAGCAGATCCCTAATATGCTCTCCAAAATTCTTATAATGGTTGGTCCCACTGACAGCGATCAAGATAGGAGCGATGATGATGTTGCTCGGGCCACTGCAACCATGCTTGCAGCGACCCAGAGCCTTCTGGAACACAGGAGTACAAGTGCTAGTGCATACCCTATTCACCACCTGTGCATGCATTTCTTCTTGGGAGATGAATCCATTAGAATTGGCCGGATTTCTGCCAACACCATAGCAACACACAAGGTTGGCGTGGCCGAGTTCACAATCTTGACCGAGAAGGAAGGTAAACGATGCAGCGCTGATGATAGGCTTGCTTACGGCAAGAAGCTCAACTCACTTATTAACGATTCTCCAAACGCATTCAGTTGTCTCACACGACTGAAGCTAGAGAATTTGACTCTAGGCGAATCAGATTTCCCTAAAATTTTCAGATTGTGCAAACGACTGGAGTTCCTCCACTTGGAAAACTGTGATATGGGGTTTCAATCCTTGCTGGAGGTGGAACACCAGCGACTCCGCGAGCTTGAGATTTTCAGGTGTGATTTTGAGAGGGTTGATCTGAACTGGCTGCCAGAGCTCACAACCCTGACTATTTCTTCTTTCACGTCTCTGCATGATCCGTTGTCTTGTGGTTATGTCCCACTGCTCCACACCGTGAGCATCAGAAATTCAGCCCTTTCATGGCAAAAGATGCTCAAATTAAGTGAATTTCTTGGCAAAGCCACTGTAAGCAACTTGACTCTGGGCtttgaaaaagaaaag ATTTGGGTTACACCTGAAGATCCGAGAGAATTGTCGCAGGTGTTCAGCAAACTAAGGCTTATGAATTTGGCTGCCATTTCAAAAGAATGTGATCTGACTTGGACGATGTTTGTTCTGCATGGTGCACCTTCCCTTGAGGAGCTATGCATCCGG GTTTGCGATTGTTTTGGGGTGTGGGACAAAGATGAGAGAGAGAAGTTTGGGTATAGCGAGGAGAGGAAGGATGTCGGTGCAAAATGGGAAGCATATGATTTCAAGCATTGTAATCTCGCTGTGCTTAGGATCTTCGGGTTTCAGTCCAAAGACAAATTTTTGAATTATGCAAAAGCTGTCATTAAAGCAGCAGTCAATCTGAAAGACATATACCTGCATGAGAAGCCAGCGTGCAAGGTGGGGTGCAGCCGGCGAAGTAAGAAATACCCGCGGTCAACGATGGAGAAGAACTTCGTTAGGAGCAGTTTGAGCATGCATACGCATCCGCTTTTAAGGCTTCACTTCTCCTTATAA
- the LOC124688870 gene encoding uncharacterized protein LOC124688870 — MAMGADRKFAGKPAPEDEDEDEDEDEDANEDKWTKVASRKYGMARGVSPDPDPVVPTEDEYEQDDFGAGSWRRLGVRMRDLTKWIRISESVMAGLSDRIHGHVI; from the exons ATGGCCATGGGCGCCGACCGCAAGTTCGCCGGCAAGCCAGCTCCAGA ggatgaggatgaggatgaggatgaggatgaggacgCGAATGAGGACAAGTGGACCAAGGTGGCATCGCGGAAGTACGGGATGGCTCGCGGCGTGTCCCCGGACCCCGACCCCGTGGTGCCCACTGAGGATGAGTACGAGCAAG ATGACTTCGGTGCGGGAAGCTGGAGGAGGTTGGGTGTCCGTATGAGGGACTTGACAAAGTGGATTCGTATCAGTGAGTCCGTTATGGCGGGGCTCTCAGACAGGATCCACGGACATGTTATCTAG